In Pyrus communis chromosome 11, drPyrComm1.1, whole genome shotgun sequence, the sequence GGTGGAAATTCTTCGACAGCAGCATTTTTGCTGTTTGGCTCGAAATTCAGATGTTCTAATATCAAAGAGGAACGAAGAGACGTGAGTATAATCATATTGGTTATAACAAAAATGCCCATCTTATACGCTTAAATTATAGTTAGTTTAAAGTAAAATATTGCTTATATTCGAAAATGAACCATTATACGAACGTCGTTTCACAAAATAATGAGTTGCCGTATATATTATCTCCTTAATGTTGCAATGTTGAACAGCCTATTCAATTTCTAAACAAGaaacatttttcatttgttCATGTAAGTTGCAATTGAAGAACAAATGGCAATCCCTCTAGTGggaaaaaattatacaaaaatagGAATGGTGAAGATCCAGGGAAGGCGATATTTGCTTGACAGACTACACGCTGTGGCCATTAGAGACGAGTAATCTGTCTTCCTCATTTGGGTTGTCTATCATGGAAAGCTGAATGTTTGACTTCGAGCTCATCTTGTTCACCTCGTTTTCTACACGGAAGAAAACCCATTGGAAGCGGCGGAAAATCTCCAAGGCAGTGATTGCAAACACGGTAAGGTAATTGTGGCGAAGATGGGAAGAGAGCTTGTATGTCCAGGTACAACGCAGAATCAGGTTGCTACCTATCACCCAGAAGTAAACCTGCAACCCAATTCATATAGAATAAATTTCAAGGCAAATTCAGTGATGACGACTACTCTAGATACGTTATTTCTGAGGACAAGTGAAGCCATTTGGTTGGCATAGGTGAGTCAAAGCCAGTTGAAGTCAAATAAATATTTcgtacagaagaaaaaaaatgatatatacTTACCCATTTCCGTCCATGTATGAGGTTTGACGAGAAATGTTGTTTGCTGAACTTGAAAATCCGAGTGAAACCACTGAGAAAAGGGAATAAGATATTTAGAGGGCatgacaaaataatattaagAATGCAACAAGTTCTAAGCATGAATAACCCGTGTTCTAATATGTCCTGGAACACCTTTTCACTGATTTACAAAGAAGCAAACTATCGCACAGCATGGAAAATTAAGTTCCACATTGTAGGATCACAAATTCTTTATAAATCTGGTTGCATGAAGAAGTGATTCTGTGGTAATTGTATGAAATAAAAACATTCAAATACCTTAAGTCCCAATCTCTAGTCACGTCCCAGTAGAACGAGTACAAGGAGTTCAAAACACCTGAGAGAAGCCACAGGGGCCGATAAAAGGTCGTCCACTTTTCAGGGAAGACATGATATTTGAGGGCTGAAAGAAAAATCACAGGTACTGCAGTAGAATACTTCAAAGCTGAAACCAGACGCAGATAAAATTAGTAGTGTAATGAAACAACAAATCCGTCAATACATCAGAACAAACCTGCAGGTAATCAGTAACATAGTAATACTACTAGAGATTATAAAGAGAAGCAACACAGATATTACGGAGGCCATTAAAGATACTTGCCAAGTTAACATCACTTAAAGGAACCGGAACAGAATAAGAATTGCAAGATCGCAAACTAAATTCACATGCACCATAAAGTCTAGATATGGGATGTTTTTACATTATTTGATggttatcaaaattttatacaTGGCCATGCAAAACAAAAATTCTACAAGTGTGTAAAAAACATCCATGAGTGTCAATAAGGCTCCAAGGAAAAGAAATGTGGCCAAACAAACTGAAGAAAAAATTCAAGGCCAAAGAGAACCATTGAAAAAGAAACATTTAAGAAAAAAGGCCAAATGAGCATACCATTTAGAAGGGTTGTTTTCTCCCCAGTATCCTTATATTGTCGAAGACATTGGAACAAACGAAAAAGGTAAggcaaaacaagaacaacaGGGATTGCAACAGAATGACTTCCACAAACTGAGTCAGCTTCAAACCATGCAATAGTGGCAACCTGCTTTCAAATAAAACctcttaataaatatataagcGAAGTAGTATTTCTTTAACAAACAAAAGTGAAACATGAACCGAAGGGATCATAGCAGAGTGACTGCCACAAGATCTCTTGAACAATACAATACAACAATTTTAAAAGAATATATATAATCATccgggggaaaaaaaaaaaaagagaacggATTAAAAGACATAACAAATTATGTGTATTAGCACATGAATCTCCTCATCacttttttaaaagaataaGAATCAATTTGTTGGTGATTAGCAAAAAGAGAAAACTGCATGGAAGCAGAATCACAATTAAAAGGTGAAACCCTAACCTGTCGATGGACCATTCGACATACTGATCGCTCCAAATCTGAAAGCACCTGCATAGAAATGACAAACACAATCGGAATCAAAAGGCATGGTGACAAGCAGATATCTTATCATAGATGGCAAACTATTTCTTGATTCTACATTCCTATTAGGTTAACCATAGTAAACTTGCACACAcactacaaaacaatcaacaagttcaatatccttttttatcacaaaaatgGCACTCTAGTAATGCGATATCATTTGGATAATGGTAAAAGTAAACATAAGGATGCATACCTTAGACATGGAGGTCAAAATATCAGCCAGGAAAAAGTCAGAAAATGATATTGCCTGTTTTCACCAAATAAGTAACGTAACTGTAATTAAACATACTACAgacaaacaacaaaaatcaaaGCATTAAATGAGACCAGAATATATATCACTTCTAGGAAGCTGAGCAATAATTTAATGGGGGAACTATACTTTCTAGTGTTATAGTTCTCCCAATACTTTTGAGtaagtaaaaaacaaaatacagaCGGGAGAAGGTCCAAAGTTAGGTTTTGAAATAAAAACACACTTGCCTGTAATGGGAGAACTATACGCCAAAGAGTCCTTAACAAGTAAAAGCGAGATGACAAATAGAAAATGTCAAAAGGGAATATCAAAAGCATTGCAACAGCAGCATACAATAGTACCTGCAGAAGAATGAAATTAAAACTTAGCAAAATTACACTATACTACTACATGGAAGAGAAATAATGGACAATACCACTATCAGTATGATAAATAATAGTATGTAGATCATAATCTGAACAATGGTAAATATGTGATTGCACTGTTTATTTCTATACGATGGAATACTAAATTTAGGCTTGGAAGCTTTGGTCATTAAAACAATTGAAGTGTGGTTTTTTATCACACATAAATGCCATTTTAAATGTACAAAATCAATATGGATGCATCTATTACACTGGTTGTGATGCAGCAAGTGACACTTCTCCATGCGAATAGAGATAAAGATATGCTGTCATGCTTGTCGGCACAACAATTGTCATCCAGGTCGCACACTGCAAATAGCATACTGAATCGTAAGAGTGAATCAATGAAAGAGGAaataaagagaagaagaaaaaagtttgaATGTCAGATATGCCAAAAGTAGTTAACCAACAGCattccataaataaaaaaaacatgcaaTCTCCTGTTAACAGGAACAGCTAAGATGCAATATGCTCCTCACACCATTAGTTTTCTCCATATacattacatataaatatattaataagaaaaaaaaacatacttaCTGAAAGCTACCAGTCACTATAGAATTTCACAATTATTCAGCAAAAGTCAAAGCAGATGAAAAATATAATTCCATTTATTGTTTCCATGAGAAAACAATATACATTGCAATTTGCAAGGCTTATGTTTGTGTAGCATAACCTTTTAAAGTTCCAGATGACAACAGCAACAGAGAATAACTCATAACAATTAGGCAAATAGTTCAAGATGACTGAGTTGTTGCACTGGTACCTTCCATATTTCTCTGTGGGTCAAATGATTTTGATCAAGATCAAAAATTTTGGCATAGTTTACATTGCCCTGAGCAAAAACCCATAGATTGACTCCCCAAAACCAAACCATCATAGTCTGCACATGTCAAAAACGGACGAATAGGTTTCAATAGAAGGATAAAGAATGCAGAAGTATGATAGGATATTCAATTCTGATAAGAAACTAACCACAAGAAGTAGAGGATTATAATACAAAAATGCCTCATATAGAAACAAATCTCGCAGATCCACGCTCATCCTCATGACAGAATCCCATCCAACCTGTAAATTTGCAGGTAGTTTGGTAACAACATCCTTGCAGCACAAAACTAACGTATTTTGTTGttcttgtcaatttttttgGCAATAAAATCAGAACCCTATCACCAGCAGTAAAAATAGAATTGTGAAGAACTGACCTTGCAACAAATGAAACCCCATACAAAGAACAGTAGGACCTGTACATAAAACCAACTTAGGAAGCCACAAACCTAAAGCCAAGAAATAGAAGATGCGAAGATATATGTTGCATGCTATTGAACTGAAACCCAACACAATTATAAAGCAGAGATGAAATGATCTACTTGTATCCAACTTTGGTAAGCTATGCCATCTATTTCAGAATTctccaataaaataaataatgaaaaagaaattgaaactcCCTTCTTCTACCAAGTTGAGAATTTCACAATTATTAAGCAAAACTAAGCAGAAAATAACCTGAAAAGTAAATTTGAAAGACAAAGAATATTATAGTAACGAAACCTTAAATCTCCATAACATAGCTGGAGATGGCATTATTGCAGCAGTACTCATTGGTATGCTTGGCACGTTTCCTCCCTTCCTATCGTTTCCCTCTATCAGACGCAAGAAGCCCTCCTCTGCATCATTTTCGAGCTCACTTGTACCTGAAAGAATTTTTTCTATAACTACAAAACCGTGACAAGAGAACAAAAGCCCCCCATGGTAGATATATCTACACATTATCAATCAGAACTGATAAGTCATAACTCAAACACTTAAATGTACCCAGATCAGAGACAACAGGTCTGCTACCCGACTTTCTTAAGTGAGGACTATTGGAAGGCGCTGTCGCAACACCTCCAAACATAGATAAGATTAGCAATTAGGAATTTTTCCTCCACTTTGCCAGCCAAGAAACTGCAGCAAATGAAATCACAGGGGGATGTAAAATATCGTTATAAAGTGATCAAAACAATTTGGAACCTTTGCCTTAAAGTTTGGGAAGGTGGGATATCAAGTGGAAAAGCTTTCAAACTAATGATTCATGGATGTAATAACTTCATTCTGTGAGCTAtttaaagaaaaacacaaatggGGCTAAACATTCTAATATCCCGGAAGCCGTCTAAACTGCATAGCTCTGATGTGATACAGTAACTAATTCagctgaaaaaacaaaaacaaaaaattctaaGCCATGCATCCGAA encodes:
- the LOC137708078 gene encoding uncharacterized protein isoform X2; the protein is MFGGVATAPSNSPHLRKSGTSELENDAEEGFLRLIEGNDRKGGNVPSIPMSTAAIMPSPAMLWRFKVLLFFVWGFICCKVGWDSVMRMSVDLRDLFLYEAFLYYNPLLLVTMMVWFWGVNLWVFAQGNVNYAKIFDLDQNHLTHREIWKCATWMTIVVPTSMTAYLYLYSHGEVSLAASQPVLLYAAVAMLLIFPFDIFYLSSRFYLLRTLWRIVLPLQAISFSDFFLADILTSMSKVLSDLERSVCRMVHRQVATIAWFEADSVCGSHSVAIPVVLVLPYLFRLFQCLRQYKDTGEKTTLLNALKYSTAVPVIFLSALKYHVFPEKWTTFYRPLWLLSGVLNSLYSFYWDVTRDWDLSGFTRIFKFSKQHFSSNLIHGRKWVYFWVIGSNLILRCTWTYKLSSHLRHNYLTVFAITALEIFRRFQWVFFRVENEVNKMSSKSNIQLSMIDNPNEEDRLLVSNGHSV
- the LOC137708078 gene encoding uncharacterized protein isoform X1, producing the protein MFGGVATAPSNSPHLRKSGSRPVVSDLGTSELENDAEEGFLRLIEGNDRKGGNVPSIPMSTAAIMPSPAMLWRFKVLLFFVWGFICCKVGWDSVMRMSVDLRDLFLYEAFLYYNPLLLVTMMVWFWGVNLWVFAQGNVNYAKIFDLDQNHLTHREIWKCATWMTIVVPTSMTAYLYLYSHGEVSLAASQPVLLYAAVAMLLIFPFDIFYLSSRFYLLRTLWRIVLPLQAISFSDFFLADILTSMSKVLSDLERSVCRMVHRQVATIAWFEADSVCGSHSVAIPVVLVLPYLFRLFQCLRQYKDTGEKTTLLNALKYSTAVPVIFLSALKYHVFPEKWTTFYRPLWLLSGVLNSLYSFYWDVTRDWDLSGFTRIFKFSKQHFSSNLIHGRKWVYFWVIGSNLILRCTWTYKLSSHLRHNYLTVFAITALEIFRRFQWVFFRVENEVNKMSSKSNIQLSMIDNPNEEDRLLVSNGHSV